From one Plasmodium knowlesi strain H genome assembly, chromosome: 11 genomic stretch:
- a CDS encoding mitochondrial import inner membrane translocase subunit TIM22, putative, with amino-acid sequence MNLNNNDNGSNYQNRRNNNILLNDKYINFKIFKKGEELTDQEKIFLKVNTYLNEGIIPKCIGMGLGGGFVGVLIGAFFFSMQPTNIDYNLSYKEQLKEQFHLFKQSIKSSCLNFAKIGFLFSFYENSLQKIRAANDITNTLYSGCLTGATISYKKGIPSMVGGCASFAAFSAVIEKLQRSKKF; translated from the coding sequence atgaatttaaatAACAACGACAATGGTAGCAATTACCAAAACAGACGCAACAATAACATTTTGCTGAATgacaaatatataaattttaaaatttttaaaaagggagaagaactAACTGATcaggagaaaatatttttgaaagTCAACACATACTTAAATGAGGGAATTATCCCCAAATGTATCGGAATGGGCCTTGGTGGAGGATTTGTGGGTGTTTTAATtggtgcctttttttttagtatgcAGCCAACCAATATAGATTACAATTTAAGTTACAAGGAACAACTGAAGGAACAGTTTCATTTGTTTAAACAATCAATAAAAAGCTCTTGTctcaattttgcaaaaataggatttttattctccttcTATGAAAattctttacaaaaaattagaGCAGCAAATGACATAACTAATACGTTATATTCTGGCTGCTTAACAGGAGCTACTATTTCgtacaaaaaagggatacCCTCCATGGTTGGAGGGTGTGCTAGTTTTGCAGCCTTTTCTGCCGTTATTGAAAAGTTGCAAAGGtccaaaaaattttga